CATCACGGGTGTCGCGGATGGAACGGTGACGATCGCTGCGACTTCGGCTGGCATTACCGAGGCGGACGGCACGGTGAACGTAAACAGTCAGATCACAAGCAGTGACATCACGACCGGATACGATCTGCAGAACTCGCAGTACTACTATCTGCCGGTAACGCCGTCGGTGCCGACGAATGTGACGTTCAAGGTAAGCGATCCGACGGTCGCGATCATCTCAACGACCCAGAGCGCAGTCGGCCAGCAGACCGTAGTCTTCTCCAACGTGACTTCGTCGACGATCGGCTATCTGTATATCCAGGGCAAGAAGGTGGGTACGACGACGCTGACGATCTCCGCGCCGGGATATACGACCGGTACCGAGACGATCACGGTCAGCCCGTCTGGATTCGCGTACTACTACGGCAACCAGAACTTCACGACCACGACGTATGCCAATCCCACGACGGTGACGGTGTATCCGTTCCTGCTGGATGCGAACCAGTCGATCACGGGATATCCGTCGTACGCGATCAATCCCGGGACGCCAAACCTGAGCATTCCCATCACGAGTTCCGACACGACGATCGGGACGGTGACGAGCCCGATCGTGTTCAAACCGCTGGATACGTCGGAAAGCTTTACGTTCACGCCGGTGGCGGCGGGCACGGCCAACCTGACGATCGGGGCCCAGCCGGCCGGATTCACGGAGCCGATGCAGAACTCTGCTCCGGAGTATCAGACGGCGATCGCGACGGTGAATACTCCGGTGATCGTCGCTCCATCCGACACGACGGGCGTTCATCTGCAGAATACGGTCTACATCAGCCTGCCGGTGAACCCGCCAAGCGGAATCACGGTAACGGTGACGATTACGCCTTCGCCAGCGGGCTCGCCGCTTGCGGCCACGCTCTCAAAGAGCGCTACGGTAGCGGGTACAACCACGCAGACTTTCACGAACGTAACCTCTGGCGGTGTAGGCAGTCTGTACGTGCAGGGCCAGAGCACCGGGACGGCGACGATCACCGTATCCGCGCCGGGGTACGTCACGGGTACGAGCACCATCACCGTTCAGCCGTCGGGATTCGCCTACTACTATGGCAACGACAACTACAACACGACGAGCTTCTCCGGTACGAACACGCTGACTGTCTATCCCTTCCTGCTGGATGGAAACAAGGCGATCACTGGCTATCCTTCCTACACCATCAACCCAGGCGTGGGGCCGATCACTGTTCCGCTTACGAACTCCAGTGACGCGGTGGGGACGATCTCCGCAACCTCGCTCACCTTCAACACCAACGATAACTATCAGCAGTTCACCTTCCAGCCAGTATCAGCGGGAACGGACAATATCACGATCGGCAACGTGACTGGCTTCACGACTCCGACGACCTATACGCAGGCCACGGAGACGGTCACTGCACCGTCGATCAGCGTCAACAACGGGACAACGGGCGTGCACATGCAGAACTCGCTGCAGATCTCTCTGCCGGTTGCTCCGCCGAGTGCGAGGACAGTGACGGTGTCAGTGCCGACAGGGGCAGTAGTGACGCTTTCGAAAGACAACGTCACAGCCGGAACAACGACGCTAACGTTTACCAACGTGACCACCAGCTACGTAGGCACTATTTACATCCAGGGTCAGAGCGCCGGAACGGCGACGCTTACGGAGTCCGCTCCCGGATATGTGACGGGAACCAGCACGTTGACGGTGCTGAATTCTGGATTCGGGTTCTATCCGAGCTATGGCACCTTCACCACGACCACGTTCTCCACTCCGAATACGTTGACCGTCTACACCCTGCTGTTCGACGCGAATAACAACTATGCCGGAAACAGTCTTGCGCTCAGTCCCGGAGTGGCACCGGTAACGGTTGCGGTGACTGATTCCAATACCAGCGTCGGCACTGTTTCCAGCAATTCGCTTGTCTTCGGAGCTACCGACACATACAAGCAGTTCACCTTCACTCCGGTGTCGGCTGGAACCGCGAACCTGACGCTTTCAACGCCGACCGGGTTCACGACTCCAACTACAACGTCTACGGCCGGGGTTGCGACGGTGACGGCGCCGGCGATCAGTGTCAGCGATTCGTATACGGGGATTAACCTTGAGACGACCCTCGGTATCTATCTGCCACAGACTCCACCGAACCCGGTTACGGTAACGGTGAAGAGCAACGGCCCGCTGATCGCCGTCCTCTCCAATGGAGCGACTGTCGCGGGTACGGGCACGCTCACCTTTACCAATGTCACGACCACGAACGTAGGCACGATCTACGTGCAGGGGCAGAGTGTCGGCGCTACGACGCTGAAGGTAACTGCCCCAGGCTATACGGACGGTGACGCCAATATCACCGTCTATAACGCGGGCTTCTCCTTCTACTACGGCGACAACGCTTCCTTCACGACGAGCGTGGGGTCTAATCCAAGCCAGTTGCCGGTCTATCCAGTGATGTTGAACGCAGGAACGTTGACCCCGTACAGCTACAACAGCCTGTACGTGAGCCCCGGTGCAGGAACGGTGAATATACCGATCACGAGCTCTGCCCCCGGGGTTGGCACGGTTGTCAGTCCTTTGGCCTTAGCGCCTGGAGCAAGTTACGGGTATCTCACGTTCACGCCGGTAGCGACGGGGACATCCACGATCACGATCGGGACGCCAACGGGCTTCAGCGTGCCTACCGACTACACGACGTCCATGGCGACGGTGCAATGATGACCACTCTCCGTCGCAATTACCCAACGCCGACCAAGGTTACCGATCCTATGAAGACGCTTATTCCGAATCCCGACAGCACGATCTTCCTCTCCGAGAAGACTTCGGATGTGCGCCGCGCGGGTCCGGGGAAGCTACATCTGCCGGGTGTTCTGCTGCTGGCGGCTTCGGTACTCGGTGGCGCTTCGCCGGCGCTGGCACAGACCGCGCCTCCAACATCTCAGCCGGTGATTGTGGCGGACTTCAACCATGATGGGATTCCGGATGCGCTGGTCCTTTCAACTACAACGCCTACGGCGACGATCGCGTTCGGCTCTGTTCCCTACGGAACGTTTGCCGCGGGTTCGAAGGGCGTTACGTTTCCCGCTGCCTGCACCACGCTGCCTACGGGATCCGTGGCGGTGGGCGACTTCAACGGAGATGGATTTCCGGACATTGCGTACTTCTGTGCGTCGGGCTCGGGAACGATGCTAGGTAATGGGGATGGGACGTTTGGGGCGGCGACTACGCTGGCGGGCGCAGGTGCCGGGTTGGCGGTGGTGGGCGACTTCAATAAGGATGGCAAGCTGGACATCGCGGTCCTGGTGACGACGGGGGTCAGTGCGCCGTCGCAGGCGATCCAGTTCCTGGCGGGGAACGGGGACGGGACGTTCCAGGAGGCGGTGCTCTCGAACCTGACGACGAGTTCGTATACGGCGATGGTGGCGACGGATCTGAATGCGGATGGGTTCCCGGACCTGTTGCTGCTGAACTCGCCTACGGATGGCACGGCTTCGGTCGATGTGTATGGGAACAACCAGGATGGGACGTTTGGCTCTGGCGCGCAGGGCGTGTTTTCGCCGAGTACGTCGGGGACGTTAGCGAGTGGAGGAGCGACGACGATCCTGACCGGGAACATCTTCGGCGCGTTGACGACGGACGTTGTGGTGCCGACTCCGGGGCAGAACGGCAAGCTTTATGTCTTTCAGAATACGAGTTCGGGGACGACGTTTTCGTTCAACGATCCGGTGACGGTCCCGGTCGCGAACCTGACGGGAGCGCAGACGGGCAGGTTTACCGGAAGCGGGTTTACGGACGTTGCGGTATCGAACGGGGCGACGATCTCGGTGCTGGCGAATGACGGTAAGGGGAACCTGGGGACGAACTATGCCACGCTGGCGCTGAGTTCGACGTCGCCGCTGTTTGCGGTGGCCGATGCGAACGGCGATGGTTACTCGGACATCTACACGGCGGCGCTTCCTTCGACCGGGGCGCTGCAGTTGGCGGTTGCGCTGACTTCGGGAACGGCGACAGCGACTTCGCAACCGATCTCGCTGGCGGTCGGGACGCGGGCGATCGGGGCGGCGTGGGCCGGGAATGTGAACTTTACGGGGAGCAACGCCACGGGCAGCCAGATCGTGGTAGGCGTAGCTTCGGTGACGACGCTGGCGAGCAGCAAGAATCCTTCGCTGGTGACGGACTCGGTGACGTTTACGGTGCATGTTGCGCCGGGCCCGAACGCGGGCTCGAACCAGACGCCAACGGGCACGGTGGTGCTGATGGATGGCACGAACATGCTGGCTTCGGGAGTGCTGGACGATGGTGGAAACTTTTCGTTCACGACGGCGGCGCTGACGCAGGCTACGCATGTGATTACGGCGAACTATGCGGGTGATGCGCTGTATGCGCCGTCGGTGGCGATGTTGTCGCAGGTGGTGAACCATGCTCCCGC
This Granulicella aggregans DNA region includes the following protein-coding sequences:
- a CDS encoding beta strand repeat-containing protein gives rise to the protein MNLSPSGLLFGLLIFLFAAVSAHAQSTFNITSATFGANAATSIPAGINGVTLELGGTLPSAAQQAAAGYLGCFYTGYGSTTGLPLSLPNGTNAEPLTVPASTIQGIPAANFTAANSYTVTAYVYFVAADSACDGNFDASLTNRFPVSVVAPSLGAYMGPLAVPQTNSATSLRAAPLTLTLPASGILPSTSTLGTTTVTFGGFGSVTPVATLSTSTLTVPVPAAFASSDVGTTASLQVCNTFGSSTPVCTTPTPAITLTVAALVASSGTITATPTPVTVTGQTVLTAQFAKAGSAGQGVNPGAPSGSVTFTADGATVPAASLVLDTTATFATQTTSITAPAAPTPTITPAAGSYLGAQTITIADSDPTATIYYTQDGSTPTNGSTLYTAPFSISTSQTINAIAAVAGDLNSAVASVAYVVTVRPPTHLAFQVQPVTTALNTAIVPAVQVALLDSTNTVVPGATNAVTLQLRANPGESTLAGTLTVNAVNGIATFPDLSLNSLGTGYTLYAHSGTLTGVESNAFNITPPAITLTVQSTVPAGLVGVGATLNGSFTLGAPAPAGGLTVNLTSGTPANVTIAPATVTVAAGGTTGSFTYTGVAAGNSTLSASATGYQTGTIVTTGTVAQVSLGVIPAVAPGQTQSLALSLATAAPAGGTTVTFTIANPTIATVTQSIFVPAGQFTAATNPQVAGVLIGTTTVTANAPGYAPATRAVTVTVTATFNPGTTNINLITSTNTLLQISAPAPAGGIKFNLTSSDPTKATVPASVTVIQGGTNVKVPITGVADGTVTIAATSAGITEADGTVNVNSQITSSDITTGYDLQNSQYYYLPVTPSVPTNVTFKVSDPTVAIISTTQSAVGQQTVVFSNVTSSTIGYLYIQGKKVGTTTLTISAPGYTTGTETITVSPSGFAYYYGNQNFTTTTYANPTTVTVYPFLLDANQSITGYPSYAINPGTPNLSIPITSSDTTIGTVTSPIVFKPLDTSESFTFTPVAAGTANLTIGAQPAGFTEPMQNSAPEYQTAIATVNTPVIVAPSDTTGVHLQNTVYISLPVNPPSGITVTVTITPSPAGSPLAATLSKSATVAGTTTQTFTNVTSGGVGSLYVQGQSTGTATITVSAPGYVTGTSTITVQPSGFAYYYGNDNYNTTSFSGTNTLTVYPFLLDGNKAITGYPSYTINPGVGPITVPLTNSSDAVGTISATSLTFNTNDNYQQFTFQPVSAGTDNITIGNVTGFTTPTTYTQATETVTAPSISVNNGTTGVHMQNSLQISLPVAPPSARTVTVSVPTGAVVTLSKDNVTAGTTTLTFTNVTTSYVGTIYIQGQSAGTATLTESAPGYVTGTSTLTVLNSGFGFYPSYGTFTTTTFSTPNTLTVYTLLFDANNNYAGNSLALSPGVAPVTVAVTDSNTSVGTVSSNSLVFGATDTYKQFTFTPVSAGTANLTLSTPTGFTTPTTTSTAGVATVTAPAISVSDSYTGINLETTLGIYLPQTPPNPVTVTVKSNGPLIAVLSNGATVAGTGTLTFTNVTTTNVGTIYVQGQSVGATTLKVTAPGYTDGDANITVYNAGFSFYYGDNASFTTSVGSNPSQLPVYPVMLNAGTLTPYSYNSLYVSPGAGTVNIPITSSAPGVGTVVSPLALAPGASYGYLTFTPVATGTSTITIGTPTGFSVPTDYTTSMATVQ
- a CDS encoding FG-GAP-like repeat-containing protein translates to MMTTLRRNYPTPTKVTDPMKTLIPNPDSTIFLSEKTSDVRRAGPGKLHLPGVLLLAASVLGGASPALAQTAPPTSQPVIVADFNHDGIPDALVLSTTTPTATIAFGSVPYGTFAAGSKGVTFPAACTTLPTGSVAVGDFNGDGFPDIAYFCASGSGTMLGNGDGTFGAATTLAGAGAGLAVVGDFNKDGKLDIAVLVTTGVSAPSQAIQFLAGNGDGTFQEAVLSNLTTSSYTAMVATDLNADGFPDLLLLNSPTDGTASVDVYGNNQDGTFGSGAQGVFSPSTSGTLASGGATTILTGNIFGALTTDVVVPTPGQNGKLYVFQNTSSGTTFSFNDPVTVPVANLTGAQTGRFTGSGFTDVAVSNGATISVLANDGKGNLGTNYATLALSSTSPLFAVADANGDGYSDIYTAALPSTGALQLAVALTSGTATATSQPISLAVGTRAIGAAWAGNVNFTGSNATGSQIVVGVASVTTLASSKNPSLVTDSVTFTVHVAPGPNAGSNQTPTGTVVLMDGTNMLASGVLDDGGNFSFTTAALTQATHVITANYAGDALYAPSVAMLSQVVNHAPAVAPTLTWATPAPIPYGTPLSVLQLNAAATDANGATIPGVFVYSPAAGTVLGLGSQTLSVTFTPSDLLSFTVATKTVNVVVTGVTVSSFTPTTATLGAGATKVTITGAGFVGNSVVQVNGTAIPTTLVNPTTLTAVIPVADFLTVGTLQITVLDPTVSSMSTAMTFTVTAPAVTVVVSAPPTVTPGSQPTINFTITQPYPVDITATLTLGFAASTTPAVDDPSIQFAAGGRTLSFVIPANTVTVPTITLQAGTVAGTITVPITLTAGGANVTPSTLQPAVIVVPPTIPTISSVSTMRSGNQLTVVMHGFSNTREMVNAKFHFTPAAGASLDTTDLTIVGDTIFNANWFQTTASDQYGSTFTYTQIFNTSDDATTIGSVDVTLTNTVGASEMKTAQ